Part of the Capsicum annuum cultivar UCD-10X-F1 chromosome 12, UCD10Xv1.1, whole genome shotgun sequence genome is shown below.
ctcataaatgaagacataacgtggtagcgtcaattcttgcccgtggggcataatttgtagtttaaaattctttgagctaagtcttgcctctaaggcaatagttgtaaaaTATCTCATAGAAAAAAACATTACGttgtagtgtcaactcttacccgtggggcataatttatagtttgaaagtcttttagctaattaagttttgcctctaaggcaatagttgtagaacatctcataaatgaaaacataacgtggtaaagtcaactcttacccgtggaacataatttgtagtttgaaagtccttgagtcaagtcttgcctctaaggcaatagttgtagaacatctcataaatgaaaatataatgtggtagagccaattcttgcccgtggggcataatttattgtttgaaagtccttgagctaggTCTTGTCTCTAAGAAAATAGTTGtcgaacatctcataaataaaaatataatgtggtagagtcaactcttgcccgtggggcataatttgttgtttgaaaatcataAGTTTtacctctacaatgtagtagtatcaactcttgcccatgaaacatagcttattgttcgaaagacgtaagtcttgcctttataatgtaatagtgtcaactcttgctcaggagatgtaacttgaatggaagaaatcaaagaaaagaacaaaaataataaaaattgcaaataaagaataaaatgaagaaaaatattaaaaaaaataaaaatcaaagaaaatatagaagttgagagaaaatagaaaaaaaataaaggtcgataaaaaaaagaaagattaaataaaaataaaggtcgagaaaaatttaaaaataaaaaaagaaaagaaaaataaaaatcaaagaaaaataaattattttattttttataaaagtagaggttgaaaggtgtaaagaaaaaaagtaaagattaagaaaaaaactaaaaagaataaaaaaaggaaataaaaaataaaaaataaaaataatataaaagaaaaaagaaaaaaaagaagttgagaggaaaaaagtaaTTGTTgaggaaattaaaaataaaaagagaaaagaaaaaataaaaatcatagtaaaattaaaaagagaaaaaaataaaagttgaaagatataaatatggagttattatccattatgaggataatttatgtaatttactccattgatcaggggcaattttgtcccaaaaaatattagttaataggtaaagactattttaaggaaacttttttatttgaggctaaaatttgaaagacaCCCTAATTTggatctatttttgagattcatcCGTTTGGGACAATAGCGAAACTGGAGAATTAGATTTTTggcaaaaaaattataatatttatacataattgaagttattttttttgtgcttaattttttatattttgtatcaATTTAGTGAAAAATTTCTTACTTCTGACGCTAATTTAGAACCCACAAATGAGGAGTAAATTTCATTCATGGCCACTTAGCTTTGTATTTATTACGCAAAattcacttttctttcatttattataCAAAAGTTATTTTACTTTGTTCCAGCCATAACAAAAGTCACTGTGAACCGAGTTTACAATAATCCCACCGAAAAAGTGATGTGACAATcttaattaattcttaattttaatttaaaagaatataatatattatccGTACCTTGACCTTTTTTATATGTGTCCAGCACAATTTCTTTATGGTATATATAACGaaagaatatcaatttcttaatagattaggctacctaataaagactattttcataaaaaaaatcggttgatatttttatgaaacatttcataatattgcattAATCTACCAAAAAGGTGCAtcgaaaaaacataataaaaaaaataaattattcaaaacacataaaataaaaatatgtgtataatattattttcttaagattattttaattctttgaagataaatcaacatgctaaatatagttttaaaattaaatctttttaatTATGTCATCGAATAAGTATTgttaaaatttgtacaaataatgttaGTGATAATTATGTTAATAAACGTCATAAAATATAAGTGATTTAATAGATAGaatgaattattgaatatttaaattttatatttattaattaaatcaatTAAATAATATGTAATTTACTAGATActgaatattataatgaaaacttCTAAGAGAAActgaatattataatgaaaactttTAAGAGAATTAACCGACTAGTAACAATTAAAAGCACAAAGACAAgctcaataaatagagtagtttatcatattattttgatatatcaaATGCAACAGCCCAAGTGGCAAGAAAAGAAATGTATGAAAAactaattttatcaactacatatCACAATTCTAAAGGgagaaaagtaattttatcaatagcatgtcacaattttagaggaagaaaagaaattttatcagcttcatgtcacaattttagatgAGAAAAGCAATTTACCAATCAAATGCcacaattttagaggattttaaaaaattaaaactaccataatcttatcaactacatgtcataattttagaggaGATACAAAATTACCAACACATGTCTTAATTTTAgtgaattttaagaaaattaaaactatcaTAGTGTCATTGGGAGGACTACTAAATTTTGTATCCTCctttatatataagtataattttagtttcataaaaatatcaatcaattttttttttatgaaaatagtattTACTAGGTAGCTAATCTATTAAAAAATTGGTATTCTTATATTATATAATCTATAAGGAAAATTAGATTGgatacatataaaaaagatcaaaatatgaataatatattatattttttaaaattaaaattaacaattatataaTGTTACCACACTAtttatttgatgaatttattGTAAAATTCGATGATGACTAGAACAAAGTAAGCTAACGTTTGGAAGGTTGGTCTTAGAAGCGTGTCATCACCTTGTCCGCTAGGGTGTGGTTTACAACTATAAAATAAACCAAACcgtcccaaatctcttcactcggATACCCGCTCATCCATCTATTTCTCCTATTATCCACCCTTCTTTCTTCTTGCATTTGCAACTGAAGAAAATTATTTCTTGCCTTTGCTTCTCTTATTTACAATCAAACTTTTCCtctaaattctcattcccatTCTGCTCCCACAAAACAGAGTGAAAGAGAGAACACTGCCTTCTCTGTTCTTCATTTCAAGATTGTACTTCAACATTGTATTAACTCATCACTTGAACCAAATTTAGATAGAAACATTTAATCTTTCCCAGTTTCCTCAAATGGGGTTGTCTTAATTTTCGAGTTTGTAGTAAAAAAATGATTATGAacttatcgtattgttttgtagGGTTGACAATGACTCAGCAAAATGTGGTAGTATCTGATCCCAAATCCGGTATTAATCTGACAATACCGGTGAAGGTACCAGTATCGATGAGCGTCACGACGGCAACTCAGAAGCCGACACCGGGGCCAGGGAGTTGTATAACAGTTTCAAGAAAGACACTTCTTGAAATCAATGGACATAATAGTGCTAGAATCAACTCTTGGGTTGAATCAATGAGAGCTTCCTCTCCTACTCATCACAAATCTACTCCTCTTTCAGATGACTTGAATTCTTGGATGGTAAGCTAAagcaaaaaaaacataaaaaaaaaataaaaaaatcatgcagTTATACAATAGTAGTAGTATTACACGAAGAAAAATGACCACCACATATATTTATGAATGCTTCTCTGAATAAATTATGGAAAATGTTCATAAATTATGGGACTTGCTCTGCAATTGCATAGTGACTAATTGATTGCGCCATTGTCAGATTAAACAATAAAAGTAGTTTGATGCACTAAAGCTTTCGCCATGTGTGAGGTCTAAAAAGGGTCGAATCAAGAGAGTTTTCTGATAATTGATGAATGAAACAGGTACAACATCCATCAGCACTAGATATGTTTGAGCAGATAATCAGTGCATCAAAGGGAAAGCAAATTGTGATGTTTTTAGATTATGATGGCACTCTTTCCCCTATTGTTGAGGACCCTGATCAAGCTTTCATGTCTGATGCTGTAAGTTTTCATCTTTATCAACTTTACTACAgtagttgttttttttttggtcattaaagaaaaatcattttcattaattattaatccatcccactttgtttgcatatatcagaTGAGAGCAACAGTGAGAAAACTTGCTAGATATTTCCCTACTGCAATAGTGAGTGGGAGGTGCAGAGACAAGGTatgcttcttttcttttctaactTCAGTACATGGTGTTGTTTCTTTTCTCCTTTCCATTTTATGaaatgggtctttttttttaaagaaaaactttTTGGTGATTGTATTGTTGTAGGTATACAGCTTTGTACGATTGGCAGAGTTGTACTATGCTGGCAGCCATGGTATGGATATAAAAGGGCCATCAAAGGGTTCCAAATACAAGAAAGTGAGTTAGCTTGTTATTCTACATTCAGAGCATCATTAGTTAAAACTAGCTAGAGCTATTTTTTCTAATCAATATTTATCCaaattcatgtttgaaattttCAGGGAGCTCAAACTGTTCTTTTTCAAGCAGCAAGTGAGTTTCTCCCTATGATTGATGAAGTTTATAAAGCACTTGTAGATATAACAAAGTCTACAGAAGGAGTTAGAGTGGAGAATAACAAGTTTTGTGCTTCTGTACATTTTCGTTGTGTTGATGAAAAGGTATAGGCCAGTCTAAATATTCTGTTacataatcattattattatagatattataTGGCCCATCAAACAAAGTATGAGTTAAAATAATATGGTGAATTTTTAACTGTTCCAACCTTTAAAAAAAGATCTGATTTGGGTTGTTGATGTAACAGAAATGGGGTGAACTAGCACAAGAAGTAAGATCGGTGCTTAACGAATACCCAAAGCTTCGGTTGACGCAAGGAAGAAAAGTTTTAGAAATTCGTCCAATTATTAAGTGGGACAAGGGGAAAGCTCTTGAATTCTTGCTTGAATCACTTGGTAAGTactgtttgtttctcttatttattATTACTAGTATAGTAGTACTAGCTgttctttgttgttgttgttcttcttcttcattggaGACACAGAGACAAATAAACTGTtgataatgaaaccctaaaaagAAAACAATTGTTTTGATACTAACTTTGATAATGAAACCTCTCCTCAATAGGATATGCTAATTGCACTGATGTCTTCCCTGTATATATCGGTGATGACCGAACCGATGAAGATGCTTTCAAGGTATCCTATGTTAATCTTGTATATTTAATGTTTTTATTTGTTGCTTTTTATGTTACTAATCATACATTAAATTTGGTTTATATAGGTTCTAAGTGAAAGAGATCAAGGTTTTGGcattcttgtgtccaaaactCCAAAAGACACCCATGCATCTTACTCTTTGCAAGAACCATCTGAGGTGAGAATTAGTTCAATaccaaaataatcaaattttggtttctctaaaaaaaaaaaaaggtggaaTATCagtatatgttttaaaataaaaatctaaaaaaaagatTGATT
Proteins encoded:
- the LOC107851586 gene encoding probable trehalose-phosphate phosphatase J isoform X1 codes for the protein MIMNLSYCFVGLTMTQQNVVVSDPKSGINLTIPVKVPVSMSVTTATQKPTPGPGSCITVSRKTLLEINGHNSARINSWVESMRASSPTHHKSTPLSDDLNSWMVQHPSALDMFEQIISASKGKQIVMFLDYDGTLSPIVEDPDQAFMSDAMRATVRKLARYFPTAIVSGRCRDKVYSFVRLAELYYAGSHGMDIKGPSKGSKYKKGAQTVLFQAASEFLPMIDEVYKALVDITKSTEGVRVENNKFCASVHFRCVDEKKWGELAQEVRSVLNEYPKLRLTQGRKVLEIRPIIKWDKGKALEFLLESLGYANCTDVFPVYIGDDRTDEDAFKVLSERDQGFGILVSKTPKDTHASYSLQEPSEVMMFLRRLVEWKK
- the LOC107851586 gene encoding probable trehalose-phosphate phosphatase J isoform X2, translated to MTQQNVVVSDPKSGINLTIPVKVPVSMSVTTATQKPTPGPGSCITVSRKTLLEINGHNSARINSWVESMRASSPTHHKSTPLSDDLNSWMVQHPSALDMFEQIISASKGKQIVMFLDYDGTLSPIVEDPDQAFMSDAMRATVRKLARYFPTAIVSGRCRDKVYSFVRLAELYYAGSHGMDIKGPSKGSKYKKGAQTVLFQAASEFLPMIDEVYKALVDITKSTEGVRVENNKFCASVHFRCVDEKKWGELAQEVRSVLNEYPKLRLTQGRKVLEIRPIIKWDKGKALEFLLESLGYANCTDVFPVYIGDDRTDEDAFKVLSERDQGFGILVSKTPKDTHASYSLQEPSEVMMFLRRLVEWKK